A region of uncultured Anaeromusa sp. DNA encodes the following proteins:
- a CDS encoding CD3324 family protein, with translation MGYKAATQVLPEKLLLAVQEYIDGEYLYIPRKEGARRSWGEKTENRHLTKVRNLEIRRKCQAGVSPRQLAEAYYLSPKTVYKILASREEK, from the coding sequence ATGGGCTACAAGGCGGCTACGCAGGTATTGCCGGAAAAATTGCTGCTGGCTGTGCAAGAATATATTGACGGCGAGTATCTTTATATTCCGCGTAAAGAGGGAGCTCGGCGAAGCTGGGGTGAAAAAACGGAAAATCGGCACCTAACAAAGGTGCGAAACCTGGAAATACGCCGGAAGTGTCAAGCGGGCGTTTCCCCTCGCCAACTTGCGGAAGCATATTATTTATCACCGAAGACAGTGTATAAAATTTTGGCTTCAAGGGAAGAAAAATAA
- a CDS encoding CC/Se motif family (seleno)protein: MLTITPEAAAYVKEKKQPIHLELPPEIGCCIHLREKPSVRLGAPHDPQNYEKLMLQGIEAFVPKELVTLSLTIAVNQFLGFRNLEITGWKLV, from the coding sequence ATGCTTACAATCACGCCTGAAGCGGCTGCCTATGTTAAAGAAAAGAAACAGCCGATTCACTTAGAGCTGCCGCCGGAAATAGGCTGTTGCATTCATCTGCGGGAAAAGCCCAGCGTTCGCTTGGGAGCGCCCCATGATCCGCAAAATTATGAGAAGCTTATGCTGCAAGGAATTGAGGCGTTTGTACCCAAAGAGCTGGTAACCCTTTCTTTAACGATTGCGGTCAATCAATTCTTGGGCTTTCGCAATCTGGAAATCACCGGCTGGAAGCTTGTGTGA
- a CDS encoding rhodanese-like domain-containing protein, whose product MDTKLVVFISALVLLAVVALGCKTQANTAGDLPAGYHKITAAEAKQKMAANQQAVVLDVRTAEEYHEKHLPNAVLLPLAEVKEKAATVLPDKSAEILVYCRSGNRSRQAAVLLLELGYGSVYDFGGIQDWPYEVVQ is encoded by the coding sequence ATGGATACGAAACTTGTGGTTTTTATTTCTGCTCTTGTGCTGCTGGCGGTAGTCGCATTAGGTTGTAAAACGCAAGCCAACACGGCGGGGGACCTTCCTGCAGGATATCATAAAATAACGGCGGCAGAAGCAAAGCAAAAAATGGCGGCAAACCAGCAGGCAGTTGTGTTGGACGTGAGGACCGCGGAAGAGTACCATGAAAAGCATCTTCCGAATGCGGTGCTGTTACCGTTAGCGGAAGTTAAAGAGAAAGCGGCAACGGTGCTGCCCGATAAAAGTGCCGAAATTCTTGTTTACTGCCGCAGTGGAAACCGCAGCCGGCAGGCGGCGGTGCTGCTTTTGGAGCTGGGATATGGTTCGGTGTACGATTTTGGTGGTATTCAAGACTGGCCGTATGAAGTTGTCCAATAG
- a CDS encoding EAL domain-containing protein: MILRRFVLALLAFSLMVSVCAGAPSVKYQVDKNYPPYTFQNKDYLYGFDSSLITLVLDSTDYDVDYSADSWDRVYKRLLVGDIDIGGIIAVTEERKKEVLFTKPLFNSYVSIYTVANFQKVTLEDLADLRVGVGKSYYTESLLRNTLHISPYQTYDDIDDALPDLLAGKIDVIFENQQLMDYTIISKNLKGIVVPQVTNLFPREHAYAVSKSRPDLVEYMNRKLDQLKDNGVFEELYVKFFYAHSDGYVAARQEKFIFFLLMAVASLIVIGIAIKLYISHLKKKLKVNYDQLLLAHENLQAQEEELAAQNEELLAKEEELLCNYNKIHYASLHDSLTGLPNRAHLNEQLEDELEKSKQDGRTGAVLFIDLDDLKTINDTLGHQYGDDLIIKSGSILVANTSEPGFVARIGGDEFVVILPDPKSRQELEKTASKLIHALAYEYDTDTIRLQTSASIGIALYPENGDTREELLKNADNAMYAAKKKGKNCWRFYEPAMQAEAYEQMVLKVALRSALNQGELTVVYQPQVRVRDHDVIGFEALLRWDNEQHGSISPNVFIPLAEQTGLIHSIGEWVLKESCFFAKHLSEQGQGHIRIGVNTSPIQLSDEYFVTMVQRVITNIGIHPEQLELEITETALMSSLDNVVRNLTKLNELGVRLALDDFGTGYSSLTYLHRLPVNTLKIDKSFIDRMLSDTTQNSIIKNIIEMAHTMKMVVVAEGVESSEQVSFLAQTHCDYIQGYYFGRPEPPTTAIQLLKT, translated from the coding sequence ATGATTTTGCGAAGATTCGTCCTAGCGCTACTTGCCTTCTCCTTGATGGTATCCGTCTGCGCTGGCGCTCCTTCCGTAAAGTATCAAGTTGATAAGAACTATCCGCCGTACACCTTTCAAAACAAAGATTATCTATATGGCTTTGATTCCAGCTTAATTACACTTGTATTAGATTCCACAGACTACGATGTCGACTACTCTGCCGACTCTTGGGATCGAGTCTATAAAAGACTACTAGTCGGCGATATCGATATTGGAGGCATCATTGCCGTTACGGAGGAACGAAAAAAAGAAGTCCTCTTTACTAAACCCTTATTTAATTCGTATGTTTCAATCTATACGGTAGCTAATTTTCAAAAAGTAACCCTTGAGGATTTGGCAGACCTGCGCGTCGGCGTTGGAAAAAGCTACTATACCGAAAGTCTCCTACGAAATACCCTGCATATCTCGCCCTACCAAACATACGACGATATTGACGATGCCCTTCCCGACTTACTTGCTGGAAAGATCGACGTAATTTTCGAAAATCAACAGCTCATGGATTATACGATTATTTCTAAGAATCTTAAAGGCATCGTTGTTCCCCAAGTTACGAATCTCTTTCCCCGAGAGCATGCCTACGCCGTTAGCAAGTCCCGCCCAGATTTAGTAGAATATATGAACCGCAAACTCGATCAATTAAAAGACAACGGCGTTTTTGAAGAATTGTATGTAAAGTTTTTCTACGCTCATTCAGATGGCTATGTAGCAGCACGCCAAGAAAAATTTATCTTTTTTCTACTTATGGCCGTAGCGTCGCTTATTGTTATCGGCATAGCGATTAAACTGTATATAAGCCACCTTAAAAAGAAACTTAAAGTAAACTATGACCAATTGCTCCTCGCCCATGAAAATCTGCAAGCTCAAGAAGAAGAGTTAGCCGCTCAAAACGAAGAGCTCTTAGCCAAAGAAGAAGAACTACTTTGCAACTATAACAAAATCCACTACGCTTCTCTGCACGACAGTCTTACAGGCTTGCCCAATCGAGCACACTTGAACGAGCAATTAGAAGACGAACTCGAAAAATCCAAACAAGACGGCCGAACAGGTGCCGTTCTATTTATCGACTTAGACGACTTAAAAACGATCAATGATACATTAGGGCATCAATATGGCGACGATTTAATTATTAAGTCTGGCTCTATTCTTGTAGCGAACACGAGCGAACCCGGTTTCGTCGCACGCATTGGCGGCGATGAATTTGTTGTTATTTTGCCCGATCCCAAATCTCGCCAAGAACTCGAAAAAACAGCTTCAAAACTAATCCATGCGTTAGCCTATGAGTACGATACAGATACCATTCGCTTGCAGACCTCCGCAAGCATTGGTATTGCTCTATATCCGGAAAATGGCGATACCCGCGAAGAACTCCTTAAGAATGCCGATAACGCAATGTATGCGGCTAAAAAGAAGGGGAAAAACTGTTGGCGTTTTTACGAACCGGCCATGCAGGCGGAAGCCTATGAACAAATGGTCTTAAAAGTAGCCCTGCGCTCCGCGCTGAACCAAGGTGAATTAACGGTAGTGTATCAACCACAAGTTCGGGTCCGCGACCATGACGTCATTGGCTTTGAGGCCTTACTGCGCTGGGATAATGAACAACACGGCAGCATCTCTCCGAATGTTTTTATTCCCTTAGCAGAACAAACAGGCCTAATCCATTCGATCGGCGAGTGGGTATTAAAAGAGTCGTGCTTCTTTGCAAAACACTTATCCGAGCAAGGACAAGGGCATATTCGAATCGGCGTTAACACATCGCCTATCCAATTATCTGATGAGTATTTTGTTACCATGGTGCAGCGAGTGATCACCAACATAGGTATTCATCCCGAGCAGTTAGAACTGGAAATCACCGAAACCGCCCTTATGTCCTCCCTTGATAATGTAGTGCGCAATTTAACCAAACTCAATGAACTGGGTGTGCGCCTCGCCCTTGATGACTTTGGAACCGGCTATTCTTCCCTAACTTATCTGCATCGCTTACCTGTAAATACGCTAAAAATTGATAAGTCCTTTATTGACCGGATGCTCAGTGACACTACGCAGAATTCTATCATTAAAAACATCATCGAGATGGCCCATACTATGAAAATGGTCGTAGTGGCAGAAGGCGTAGAATCCTCCGAGCAAGTTTCTTTTTTAGCACAAACTCATTGCGACTATATTCAAGGCTACTATTTTGGCCGCCCAGAACCACCCACTACGGCGATACAATTACTGAAAACATAG
- a CDS encoding DUF1232 domain-containing protein, with protein MNEPNDERYGNYAHEYSQSRFLAKVFKHARSIGASLIYKALQLFYVAQKPEVPMKVKATIYGALGYFILPFDVIPDMIVGVGYGDDATALLVALGIAHMYIDEEIREQAKRKLVSILGEAALRGLDA; from the coding sequence ATGAACGAGCCCAATGATGAGCGCTACGGAAATTATGCACATGAATATTCACAAAGCCGGTTTTTGGCAAAGGTGTTCAAACATGCCAGAAGCATCGGCGCTTCTCTAATTTATAAAGCGTTGCAGCTTTTCTATGTTGCCCAGAAGCCGGAAGTGCCGATGAAGGTGAAAGCGACGATTTATGGAGCGTTGGGATATTTTATTTTGCCTTTTGACGTCATTCCGGATATGATTGTCGGCGTAGGGTATGGGGATGATGCTACGGCCTTGCTGGTAGCGCTGGGGATTGCGCATATGTATATTGATGAAGAAATCCGGGAGCAGGCGAAACGAAAATTGGTGAGTATTCTCGGAGAAGCAGCGTTGCGCGGGTTGGATGCGTAA
- a CDS encoding ABC-F family ATP-binding cassette domain-containing protein has translation MHILSIENMSKQYGERTLFEDVTFGIGDTDRLGLIGVNGTGKTTFLKVIAGLEPPDEGRVSRAGGVQVEYLSQDPEYDPEGTVLQEVFRGASPILQVLREYEAALGAAAARPGDEELQAQVVRLGQKMDEQNAWPLESDAKTILTKLGIDDFSAQMKTLSGGQRKRVALAGALVNPAQLLILDEPTNHIDHETVAWLEQTLARRNGALLVISHDRYFLDRVTTGILELDRGRLFRYEGNYSLFLEQKAAREEREEASERKRQNLLRQELAWMMRGAKARSTKQKARIERFETLSEQQSLGKAAALEMSVGSSRLGKTVIEVEHLSHDFGEGCVLQDFSYIVKRNDRIGIVGANGSGKSTLLNLIAGHLEPQAGNIKVGQTVKIGYFAQENIDMDPRLRVIEYIREEANFIATLDGGVISAAQMLERFLFPPHLQGVSVAKLSGGERRRLYLLRVLMSAPNVLLLDEPTNDLDTLTLAVLEDYLDTFPGAVLTVSHDRYFLDRVADHIFAFEAGGSIGRYPGGYSDYLEARAPQGETEKASSQKESDKVDERNQNRAPRMGFKEKREFEEIEGVIASAEGELRAVRAQLAQGGSDFSLLQEMLEREKQLLARLEELMERWAYLSELAEANESR, from the coding sequence ATGCATATCCTTTCCATAGAAAATATGAGCAAGCAGTACGGCGAGCGCACTCTTTTTGAGGACGTTACTTTCGGGATCGGCGATACCGACCGGTTGGGCCTTATCGGTGTTAACGGCACTGGCAAGACTACGTTTTTAAAAGTGATAGCTGGCCTGGAACCGCCGGACGAGGGGCGCGTCAGTCGCGCCGGCGGCGTGCAGGTGGAATATCTATCGCAGGATCCCGAATACGATCCAGAAGGCACGGTGTTGCAAGAAGTTTTTCGCGGCGCTTCGCCAATTTTGCAGGTATTGCGGGAGTACGAGGCGGCGCTGGGGGCGGCTGCCGCCCGGCCCGGAGATGAGGAGCTGCAGGCGCAGGTAGTGCGTTTGGGGCAGAAAATGGACGAGCAGAACGCCTGGCCCCTGGAAAGCGACGCCAAGACCATTCTAACCAAGCTAGGCATTGACGATTTCAGTGCACAGATGAAAACTTTGTCCGGCGGACAGCGCAAGCGCGTGGCGCTGGCAGGGGCGCTCGTCAATCCGGCGCAGCTGTTGATTTTGGATGAACCTACTAACCATATCGACCACGAAACCGTGGCTTGGCTGGAGCAGACGTTGGCTCGCCGTAACGGGGCTCTGCTTGTCATCAGCCATGATCGGTACTTTTTAGATCGCGTTACTACCGGCATTTTGGAGCTGGATCGAGGCCGCCTTTTCCGTTACGAGGGCAATTACAGTCTCTTTTTGGAACAAAAAGCGGCGCGGGAAGAGCGCGAAGAGGCTAGCGAACGCAAGCGCCAAAATCTGCTGCGCCAGGAATTGGCCTGGATGATGCGCGGCGCGAAGGCGCGCAGTACCAAGCAAAAAGCGCGTATTGAACGCTTTGAGACGCTGTCAGAGCAGCAATCCTTAGGCAAGGCGGCGGCCCTAGAGATGTCCGTAGGCTCCAGCCGTTTGGGGAAAACCGTCATCGAAGTGGAGCACCTGAGCCATGATTTTGGCGAAGGCTGCGTTTTGCAGGACTTCAGCTACATTGTCAAGCGTAATGACCGCATCGGTATTGTCGGCGCCAACGGAAGCGGCAAATCGACACTACTGAACTTGATAGCCGGTCACCTAGAGCCGCAGGCGGGGAATATCAAGGTGGGACAGACCGTTAAAATCGGTTATTTCGCCCAGGAAAACATCGACATGGACCCGCGTCTGCGGGTGATTGAATACATTCGTGAAGAGGCCAACTTTATAGCGACCTTGGACGGCGGCGTCATCAGCGCCGCGCAGATGTTGGAGCGCTTCTTATTTCCGCCACATCTCCAGGGCGTGTCTGTAGCCAAGCTGTCCGGCGGCGAACGGCGCCGCCTCTACTTGCTCCGGGTGCTGATGAGTGCTCCCAATGTGCTGCTTTTGGATGAGCCCACCAATGATTTGGATACGCTAACATTGGCGGTGCTGGAAGATTACCTAGATACCTTCCCCGGAGCGGTGCTGACGGTCTCCCATGACCGCTACTTTCTTGATCGCGTGGCCGACCATATTTTCGCCTTTGAAGCAGGTGGTTCTATCGGGCGTTATCCCGGCGGTTACAGCGACTACCTGGAGGCCAGAGCGCCGCAGGGAGAAACGGAGAAAGCGTCCAGCCAGAAAGAAAGCGACAAAGTCGACGAGCGCAATCAAAACCGCGCGCCTCGTATGGGATTTAAGGAAAAGCGCGAGTTTGAAGAAATTGAAGGGGTTATCGCTTCTGCCGAAGGAGAGCTTCGCGCCGTTCGCGCTCAGCTGGCTCAGGGTGGCAGTGATTTTTCTCTCTTGCAGGAGATGCTGGAGCGAGAAAAGCAGCTGCTGGCGCGGTTGGAAGAGCTTATGGAGCGCTGGGCGTACCTAAGCGAACTGGCGGAAGCCAATGAAAGCCGCTAA
- a CDS encoding DsbA family protein: MHQSLRVVFDFACPYCYLLWGYVRELRRTAPVQVEWLPWEINPEMESEGRALQPGTPGVSQPDQLGASLGLVPSARTIVANTHQALAVLEFAKDAGKGDAWLDTLFPAYFAAGKDISQLPVLLPLAQKIGLDSLLLAEALQAGRYDQRLLDNEVYCQEHQIEWVPTVLWGQEKLLEGVISFSVFKDTLKTLF; this comes from the coding sequence ATGCATCAATCGTTGCGAGTGGTTTTTGATTTTGCCTGTCCCTACTGTTATTTGCTTTGGGGCTACGTGCGAGAATTGCGGCGAACGGCACCAGTGCAGGTGGAGTGGCTGCCTTGGGAAATAAATCCAGAGATGGAGTCGGAGGGAAGAGCATTACAACCGGGGACGCCGGGCGTATCTCAACCTGACCAACTAGGAGCTTCCTTGGGCTTGGTTCCATCGGCAAGGACGATAGTGGCTAATACGCACCAGGCGCTGGCAGTGTTGGAATTTGCCAAAGACGCTGGTAAAGGGGATGCGTGGCTGGACACTTTGTTTCCGGCATACTTTGCCGCAGGTAAGGACATCAGTCAACTGCCTGTGCTGCTTCCGTTGGCCCAGAAGATCGGCTTAGACTCCCTCTTGCTGGCTGAGGCGCTGCAGGCTGGGCGTTACGATCAGCGCTTGCTGGATAACGAGGTCTATTGCCAGGAACATCAAATTGAATGGGTTCCTACGGTACTCTGGGGCCAGGAAAAGCTGCTGGAAGGCGTTATTTCCTTTAGCGTGTTTAAAGATACGTTAAAAACCTTGTTTTAG
- a CDS encoding sugar diacid recognition domain-containing protein yields the protein MAWNHPVPLELAQRVVEMIHEVTGSNVNFMGLGGEIIATKQPERLGKIHSAAESIMAGRVDEVAVTVEDAAKMDGVKAGYNGAILYKGQRLGVIGITGDPEAVKPLQKMAAIVVNEEIAKERERQEREKGLQQVAAQLESVTGEMEGLYSSAAQVAGRYSDMAEAVQVTETELNDLNQVLDYIRNIASQTNLLGLNASIEAARAGEQGRGFAVVADEVRKLATYSADSLGKINQALQAIKGSVLRIGADVRGNKEITERQEQTLSSLAKQVQALQQDLQKLV from the coding sequence ATGGCTTGGAATCATCCGGTGCCGCTGGAGTTGGCGCAACGCGTGGTGGAAATGATTCACGAAGTGACTGGGAGTAACGTGAATTTTATGGGCTTGGGCGGCGAGATTATCGCCACTAAGCAACCAGAGCGGCTGGGGAAAATACATAGCGCGGCGGAGAGCATTATGGCAGGACGCGTAGATGAGGTAGCGGTAACGGTTGAAGATGCCGCCAAAATGGACGGCGTTAAAGCAGGCTATAACGGCGCTATTTTATACAAAGGGCAACGTCTGGGCGTGATTGGTATTACCGGCGACCCGGAAGCGGTGAAGCCTTTGCAAAAAATGGCAGCCATTGTGGTCAATGAAGAGATTGCTAAGGAGCGGGAGCGGCAGGAAAGGGAAAAAGGCCTACAGCAGGTGGCGGCCCAGTTAGAATCCGTCACAGGTGAAATGGAAGGACTTTACTCTTCGGCGGCGCAAGTAGCTGGACGTTACAGTGATATGGCGGAAGCCGTACAGGTGACAGAAACAGAACTTAACGACCTAAATCAGGTGCTGGACTATATTCGGAACATTGCCAGCCAAACCAATCTTTTGGGGCTGAACGCCTCCATCGAAGCGGCGCGGGCAGGCGAACAAGGACGCGGCTTTGCGGTAGTGGCTGACGAAGTGCGCAAGCTAGCGACGTATTCTGCAGATTCTTTAGGCAAAATCAATCAAGCGTTGCAGGCGATCAAAGGATCGGTATTGCGCATCGGCGCTGATGTACGGGGCAACAAGGAAATTACTGAGCGCCAAGAACAGACGCTTTCTTCCCTGGCAAAACAGGTGCAAGCGCTGCAGCAGGATTTGCAAAAATTAGTATAA
- a CDS encoding L-lactate permease produces MDAMMAALPLVVLLIGLPLLMKPAVKVAPVAWVVTVLVAIFYFGFPAQVTLLAALQGAITGIFPIMYIPFGALVVYNVLKETGWMDKMQGAMAALTTDRRAQALLIGFGFSAFLEGICGFGAPVAIPASILVGLGYDPMMAALVCLVANTGPVPFGSLGIPTDTLVLTTQLDFMKLSQMTGRFMPILAFIMAFATVFSMSGVKGMKGILPAILVTGLSFSIVQFLVANFLGATLVDILASIACLTALAVYLTYCKSKEVWLFPGETLQQDAGAKEINFKELFLSWLPYILLAIFIIGVNLPGTKAIFAGKVPGFEFLQIKALIYNPNKVYAFTWLQSPGTIMLIAGLVAFYFMGIPMNSVGSQFGKTFKQMIPSFIAVACILSISEVMNLALPIVDVKTKLVVWASASGAPQASMVAGMAKSIVGVVDQTLYPFISPMIGTLGVFLTGSNTSSNALFGMLQVITAHGLNLSDILMASAGNAGSTAGKMISPQSIVIAATAVGLLGKEGLIMRKTIKYTIPYVLFLGLLTWMFAFVFPGLVP; encoded by the coding sequence ATGGATGCAATGATGGCTGCATTGCCCTTAGTAGTGCTGCTGATCGGTCTGCCTCTTCTGATGAAGCCGGCGGTCAAGGTAGCTCCGGTGGCCTGGGTGGTTACGGTGTTGGTGGCTATTTTCTATTTTGGTTTTCCTGCGCAGGTGACGCTGCTGGCAGCGCTCCAAGGGGCTATTACCGGTATCTTTCCTATTATGTACATTCCTTTTGGTGCGCTGGTTGTGTATAATGTCCTTAAGGAAACAGGCTGGATGGACAAGATGCAAGGAGCTATGGCGGCTTTGACGACAGATCGTCGGGCGCAGGCTCTTTTGATCGGCTTCGGTTTCAGCGCGTTTCTAGAAGGCATTTGCGGCTTTGGCGCTCCGGTAGCCATTCCGGCTAGTATTTTGGTGGGCTTGGGCTACGATCCCATGATGGCGGCGCTGGTTTGTTTGGTGGCCAATACCGGCCCGGTGCCGTTTGGCTCGCTGGGGATTCCGACGGATACCCTGGTGCTGACTACGCAGCTCGACTTTATGAAGTTGTCTCAAATGACTGGACGTTTTATGCCAATTCTGGCTTTTATCATGGCATTTGCCACGGTTTTCTCCATGTCTGGTGTCAAAGGCATGAAAGGTATCCTTCCTGCTATTTTAGTAACCGGCTTGTCGTTCAGCATCGTGCAGTTCCTAGTGGCCAATTTCCTGGGTGCTACGCTGGTGGACATTTTGGCTTCTATTGCCTGCTTGACGGCGCTGGCAGTATATCTTACATACTGCAAAAGTAAAGAAGTATGGCTCTTCCCCGGCGAAACGCTGCAGCAGGACGCTGGAGCTAAGGAAATCAACTTCAAAGAACTGTTTTTATCATGGCTCCCCTATATTTTGCTGGCTATTTTCATTATCGGCGTTAACTTGCCGGGAACGAAAGCAATCTTTGCCGGTAAAGTGCCTGGCTTTGAGTTTTTGCAAATCAAAGCGCTTATTTATAACCCGAATAAGGTTTACGCCTTTACCTGGCTGCAAAGCCCGGGAACAATTATGCTGATTGCTGGCTTGGTAGCGTTCTACTTCATGGGCATTCCCATGAATTCTGTTGGCAGTCAGTTCGGTAAAACCTTTAAACAAATGATTCCGTCTTTTATCGCGGTGGCTTGCATTCTCTCCATTTCCGAAGTGATGAATCTGGCGCTGCCTATTGTGGACGTTAAAACCAAACTGGTTGTTTGGGCTAGCGCATCTGGTGCGCCGCAGGCTTCCATGGTGGCGGGCATGGCGAAAAGCATTGTCGGCGTAGTAGATCAGACGTTGTATCCTTTCATCAGTCCGATGATTGGTACCTTGGGCGTCTTCCTGACCGGCAGTAATACGTCGTCTAATGCCTTGTTCGGTATGCTGCAGGTTATTACTGCTCATGGGCTGAACCTGTCGGATATCCTCATGGCGTCTGCCGGCAACGCCGGCAGCACCGCCGGCAAAATGATTTCGCCGCAGAGTATTGTTATTGCCGCGACGGCAGTAGGCCTCTTGGGTAAAGAAGGCCTGATTATGCGGAAAACGATCAAGTATACAATTCCCTATGTTTTGTTCTTGGGGCTTTTAACGTGGATGTTTGCCTTTGTCTTCCCCGGCTTGGTGCCGTAA
- a CDS encoding glycerate kinase — MRVIIAPDSYKGSVSALEVARAMQRGVQIVFPHAEIQLVPIADGGEGTVEAMVASTGGTVVKKFVQGPLGTPVEAYYGLLGDKVTAVIEMAAASGLPLVPKAQRDPRGTTTYGTGELIKAALDAGAKRLVIGIGGSATNDGGAGMLQALGVRFLDAAGQELPPGGAALAKLASIEMSGLDSRLAQTDILVACDVDNPLCGPRGASAVYGPQKGATPEIVQELDAALARYAQVAQDVTGKDAAKIAGAGAAGGLGAGFLFFTEGRLCPGVDVVLETANFEEMVKQADLVLTGEGCTDYQTAYGKAPVGVSALARAYGVPCICLSGGLGEGCSAVREKGIDALSSTVPGPLSLEECMERGADLIEEAAERVCRLLAVGMSLKN, encoded by the coding sequence ATGCGTGTAATTATTGCACCGGATTCGTATAAAGGAAGCGTATCGGCGTTGGAGGTAGCGCGGGCTATGCAGCGGGGCGTGCAAATCGTGTTTCCCCACGCAGAGATACAGTTAGTGCCGATTGCCGATGGCGGCGAAGGTACGGTAGAAGCGATGGTAGCCTCCACGGGCGGGACAGTCGTGAAAAAATTCGTCCAAGGGCCTCTGGGGACGCCGGTGGAAGCTTACTACGGACTGTTGGGCGATAAGGTGACGGCGGTGATTGAAATGGCGGCCGCTTCTGGCTTGCCGTTGGTGCCTAAGGCGCAGCGCGACCCGCGGGGGACGACGACGTACGGGACCGGCGAGCTGATTAAGGCGGCGCTGGATGCTGGGGCCAAGCGTTTGGTTATCGGTATTGGCGGCAGCGCTACCAATGACGGCGGCGCGGGCATGCTGCAAGCACTCGGCGTTCGTTTTCTTGATGCGGCTGGCCAGGAACTGCCCCCTGGCGGCGCTGCCTTGGCGAAGTTGGCGAGCATTGAGATGAGCGGCCTAGATTCTCGCCTGGCGCAGACCGATATTTTGGTGGCTTGCGATGTAGACAATCCGTTGTGCGGTCCTCGCGGCGCGTCGGCTGTGTATGGTCCGCAAAAAGGGGCTACGCCGGAAATCGTGCAAGAACTGGATGCGGCCTTGGCGCGCTATGCTCAGGTGGCTCAAGATGTTACTGGCAAGGATGCCGCCAAGATAGCCGGTGCAGGCGCAGCCGGTGGTTTGGGCGCGGGCTTTCTCTTCTTTACGGAAGGACGCCTGTGTCCTGGTGTGGACGTGGTGCTGGAAACAGCTAACTTTGAAGAGATGGTGAAACAGGCGGATTTGGTGCTGACCGGTGAAGGCTGCACAGATTATCAGACTGCCTACGGCAAGGCTCCTGTGGGAGTCTCGGCCTTAGCTAGAGCCTATGGCGTGCCGTGTATTTGCTTATCCGGCGGTCTGGGCGAAGGCTGCAGCGCTGTGCGCGAAAAAGGCATCGATGCGTTGAGTAGTACCGTTCCTGGTCCCTTGAGTCTGGAAGAGTGCATGGAACGTGGCGCGGATCTGATTGAAGAAGCCGCTGAGCGTGTTTGCCGCCTCTTGGCGGTGGGTATGAGTCTAAAAAATTAG